In a genomic window of Paraburkholderia phenazinium:
- a CDS encoding 3-carboxy-cis,cis-muconate cycloisomerase: protein MLEASARLTGLLCGTQPMNDIWSPRATLQRMLDVEAALARASAAHNVIPSSAVAAIEAACQADQLNAEALAQDAALGGNLAIPLVKQLTARVKAADAEASKYVHWGATSQDIIDTATVLQLRDSFDLLDPHLQSTCTALAALARKHRATPMIGRTWLQQALPITLGLKFAQWLDALLRHRERLEALRPRVLVLQFGGAAGTLASLRDAAPAVTQTLGAELKLTVPAVPWHTQRDRMAETAAWFGMLIGTLGKIARDISLQMQTELGELAEPAAAGKGGSSTMPHKRNPVGCAAVLTAATRAPGLVATVLSGMVQEHERALGGWQAEWDALPDLARLAGGALANIEQIASGLDVNVARLAANLEVTHGLILGESVMLALGDSIGRLDAHHLVERASKTAVQSGQTLFDVLAADAAVTQHLSVEQLRHLLDPAQYVGQAHAYVDAVLALHDERAGRATSEE, encoded by the coding sequence ATGCTCGAAGCCAGCGCCCGTCTGACCGGTCTCCTCTGCGGCACGCAGCCAATGAACGATATCTGGTCGCCACGCGCGACGCTGCAGCGCATGCTCGATGTCGAAGCGGCGCTGGCGCGCGCATCGGCGGCGCACAACGTGATTCCGTCGTCGGCGGTGGCCGCGATCGAAGCCGCCTGTCAGGCGGATCAACTGAATGCCGAGGCCCTCGCGCAGGATGCCGCGCTCGGCGGCAATCTCGCCATTCCTCTGGTCAAGCAACTGACCGCACGCGTCAAGGCGGCGGACGCGGAAGCGTCGAAATACGTCCATTGGGGCGCGACGAGCCAGGACATCATCGATACCGCGACCGTCCTGCAACTGCGCGACAGCTTCGACCTGCTCGATCCTCATCTGCAATCCACCTGCACGGCGCTCGCCGCGCTGGCGCGCAAGCATCGCGCCACGCCGATGATCGGCCGCACGTGGTTGCAGCAGGCGCTGCCCATCACGCTGGGTCTGAAGTTCGCGCAGTGGCTCGACGCCTTGCTGCGTCATCGCGAGCGGCTCGAGGCGTTGCGCCCGCGCGTGCTGGTGCTGCAGTTCGGCGGCGCGGCCGGTACGCTTGCAAGCTTGCGCGACGCAGCACCGGCGGTGACGCAGACGCTAGGCGCGGAACTGAAGCTGACGGTGCCCGCGGTGCCGTGGCACACGCAGCGCGATCGCATGGCCGAAACCGCCGCGTGGTTCGGCATGCTGATCGGCACGCTCGGCAAGATCGCTCGCGATATTTCCCTGCAGATGCAAACCGAACTCGGCGAGCTGGCCGAACCGGCCGCGGCGGGCAAGGGCGGGTCGTCGACCATGCCGCACAAGCGCAACCCGGTCGGCTGCGCGGCCGTGCTGACCGCCGCGACGCGCGCGCCCGGCCTCGTCGCCACGGTGCTGTCGGGCATGGTGCAGGAACACGAACGCGCGCTCGGCGGCTGGCAGGCCGAGTGGGACGCGCTGCCCGATCTCGCCCGGCTCGCCGGCGGCGCGCTCGCCAATATCGAACAGATCGCGAGCGGACTGGACGTCAATGTCGCGCGTCTCGCCGCGAACCTCGAGGTCACGCACGGCCTGATTCTCGGCGAATCGGTGATGCTTGCGCTCGGCGATAGCATCGGCCGGCTCGACGCGCATCATCTGGTTGAGCGCGCATCGAAAACGGCGGTGCAGTCGGGGCAAACGCTGTTCGACGTGCTGGCGGCCGATGCCGCAGTCACCCAACATCTTTCGGTTGAGCAATTGCGGCATCTGCTCGACCCGGCTCAATACGTCGGCCAGGCGCACGCCTATGTAGACGCCGTGCTGGCCCTTCATGACGAGCGCGCTGGCCGCGCCACCTCAGAGGAGTAA
- the pcaD gene encoding 3-oxoadipate enol-lactonase — MPYAAVNGIELHYRIDGDRHGHAPWIVLSNSLGSDMSMWTPQVAALSKQFRVLRYDTRGHGHSEAPKGPYTIEQLSGDVLGLMDTLKIATANFCGLSMGGLTGVALAARHANRFERVMLCNTAARIGSPEVWVPRAERARKEGMLTLSEAVLPRWFTGEFIARQPLMFSVIRDVFVHTDKEGYASNCEAIDAADLRPEAPGIKLPALVISGTHDLAATPAQGKELAAAIPGARYVELDASHISNIEQAETFTKTILDFLTEQQ, encoded by the coding sequence ATGCCCTACGCCGCAGTCAACGGCATCGAGCTTCACTATCGGATCGACGGCGATCGCCATGGACACGCACCGTGGATCGTGCTGTCGAATTCGCTCGGCAGCGACATGTCGATGTGGACGCCCCAGGTCGCCGCGTTGTCGAAGCAGTTTCGCGTCTTGCGATACGACACGCGCGGACACGGTCACTCGGAGGCGCCGAAAGGGCCCTACACGATCGAACAGTTGAGCGGCGACGTGTTGGGTCTGATGGATACGCTGAAGATCGCCACGGCGAATTTTTGCGGGTTGTCGATGGGTGGGCTGACCGGCGTTGCGCTCGCCGCGCGTCATGCGAACCGCTTCGAGCGCGTCATGCTCTGCAACACGGCGGCGCGCATCGGTTCGCCGGAAGTGTGGGTGCCGCGTGCAGAACGGGCGCGTAAGGAAGGCATGCTGACGCTTTCGGAAGCAGTCCTGCCGCGCTGGTTCACCGGCGAGTTCATTGCCCGCCAGCCGTTGATGTTCTCGGTGATCCGCGACGTCTTCGTCCACACCGACAAGGAAGGCTACGCCAGCAACTGCGAAGCGATCGACGCCGCCGACCTGCGTCCCGAAGCCCCCGGCATCAAGCTGCCGGCGCTGGTAATCAGCGGTACGCACGATCTGGCGGCAACGCCGGCACAGGGGAAGGAACTCGCCGCAGCGATTCCGGGTGCCCGCTATGTCGAACTGGACGCCTCGCATATTTCCAACATCGAGCAGGCGGAAACGTTTACGAAGACTATTCTCGACTTCCTCACGGAGCAGCAATGA
- the pcaC gene encoding 4-carboxymuconolactone decarboxylase yields the protein MNDDERYEAGMNVRRAVLGDAHVDRSLANRTEITEEFQNFITRYAWGEIWTREGLPRHTRSLLTIGLMVALNRSEELALHLRAAKNNGVTRDEIKEVLLQTAIYCGVPAANSAFHLADKLFREEDAAGKAQA from the coding sequence ATGAACGACGACGAACGCTATGAAGCAGGAATGAACGTGCGCCGTGCGGTGCTGGGCGACGCGCACGTCGACCGCTCGTTGGCCAACCGCACCGAGATCACCGAGGAATTCCAGAACTTCATCACCCGCTATGCGTGGGGGGAGATCTGGACGCGCGAGGGTTTGCCCCGTCACACGCGTAGCCTGCTGACCATCGGCCTGATGGTGGCGCTCAACCGCAGCGAAGAACTTGCCTTGCATCTGCGCGCGGCGAAGAACAATGGCGTGACGCGCGACGAGATCAAGGAAGTGCTGCTGCAGACTGCCATCTATTGCGGCGTGCCGGCTGCGAATTCGGCTTTCCATCTGGCCGACAAGCTGTTCCGCGAAGAGGACGCGGCGGGCAAAGCCCAAGCGTAG
- a CDS encoding 3-oxoacid CoA-transferase subunit B produces the protein MKKLTRDEMAKRVAQDIPEGAYVNLGIGVPTLVANHLAADKEIFLHSENGLLGMGPAPAKGEEDDELINAGKQHVTLLTGGAYFHHADSFAMMRGGHLDFCVLGAFQVSAKGDLANWHTGAPDAIPAVGGAMDLAIGAKQVYVMMEHLTKQGESKIAAQCSYPVTGVACVDRIYTDLAMIDVTADGLVVREIFSDIDFAELHKLTGVPLIDGTQAARAA, from the coding sequence ATGAAAAAACTGACCCGCGATGAAATGGCCAAGCGCGTCGCCCAGGACATCCCCGAAGGCGCGTATGTGAATCTCGGCATTGGCGTGCCGACGCTGGTGGCCAACCACCTCGCCGCCGACAAGGAAATCTTCCTGCACAGCGAAAACGGCCTGCTCGGCATGGGCCCGGCGCCCGCGAAAGGCGAAGAGGACGACGAACTGATCAATGCCGGCAAGCAGCACGTCACGCTGCTGACTGGCGGCGCTTACTTCCATCATGCGGACTCCTTTGCAATGATGCGCGGCGGCCATCTCGACTTTTGCGTGCTGGGCGCGTTCCAGGTGTCGGCCAAGGGCGATCTCGCGAACTGGCACACCGGCGCACCGGATGCGATTCCGGCAGTCGGCGGCGCAATGGATCTGGCCATCGGCGCTAAGCAGGTCTACGTGATGATGGAACACCTGACCAAGCAGGGCGAAAGCAAGATCGCCGCGCAATGCAGCTACCCGGTGACGGGCGTGGCGTGCGTGGACCGCATCTACACGGATCTCGCCATGATCGACGTGACCGCCGATGGCCTCGTGGTGCGCGAGATTTTCTCGGACATCGACTTCGCCGAGCTGCACAAGCTGACGGGCGTTCCGCTGATCGACGGCACCCAGGCGGCGCGCGCCGCCTGA
- a CDS encoding 3-oxoacid CoA-transferase subunit A: MINKIFESLQSAVADVHDGATVMIGGFGTAGMPSELIDALIEQGARELTIVNNNAGNGDIGLAALLKAKRVRKIICSFPRQTDSYVFDALYRAGEIELELVPQGNLAERIRAAGAGIGGFFTPTGYGTKLAEGKETRLIDGRHYVLESPLHADFALVKAFKGDRWGNLVYRKTARNFGPIMASAAKTAIVQVSKVVPLGELDPEEIVTPGIFVQRVIEVPQATHQAELASATAA, translated from the coding sequence ATGATCAACAAGATTTTCGAGTCACTTCAGTCGGCCGTCGCCGACGTGCACGACGGCGCGACCGTCATGATCGGCGGCTTCGGCACGGCCGGCATGCCGTCCGAACTCATCGACGCGCTGATCGAACAGGGCGCGCGCGAGCTCACTATCGTCAACAACAATGCGGGCAATGGCGACATCGGCCTCGCTGCCTTGCTCAAGGCCAAGCGGGTGCGCAAGATCATCTGTTCGTTTCCGCGCCAGACCGATTCGTATGTGTTCGACGCGCTTTACCGCGCCGGCGAAATCGAGCTCGAACTCGTGCCGCAAGGCAACCTGGCCGAGCGCATTCGCGCCGCCGGCGCCGGCATCGGCGGCTTCTTCACGCCCACCGGCTACGGCACGAAGCTCGCCGAGGGCAAGGAAACCCGCCTGATCGACGGCCGGCATTACGTGCTGGAGTCGCCGCTGCACGCCGACTTCGCACTCGTCAAGGCGTTCAAGGGCGATCGCTGGGGCAATCTGGTCTATCGCAAGACGGCGCGCAACTTCGGCCCGATCATGGCGAGCGCCGCGAAAACCGCGATCGTGCAGGTATCGAAAGTCGTGCCGCTCGGCGAGCTCGATCCCGAAGAGATCGTCACACCTGGCATCTTCGTGCAACGCGTGATCGAAGTGCCGCAGGCGACGCATCAAGCCGAACTTGCATCCGCGACTGCCGCCTGA
- a CDS encoding S8 family serine peptidase translates to MFISFRINIIFIQIIFRDEEIMRTKRHHNGRNDLGRQRSIRNLIGPKSSVRRVLAGAACLSLSLALTACGGGDNATTAEATPAAQNAAEVAAAASAASATSVPLATSLKMNTSSIDSNTSIDRFIVRYKTGTAERGSTSSAQSQLDKLAGALPARAHHVRRMGIGSDVVTTERKLNANEAKAFMRAMASDPNVEYVEPDREMSGTMVPNDPEYVNQWGLSSNLKPGNAMVGIRAEGAFDSANGAGAVIAVIDNGVTSHSDLNAHILPGYDFTANNRGSNGTNPGRINETCEVVWHGTHVAGIAGALTNNGVGIAGVAPAAKIVPVRVLNACAKGYTSDIADGMTWAAGGSIPGVPDNPNPASVINVSLGGLGSCETTFQTAIDYAVSRGAVVVAAAGNNSGDASNFEPANCRNVVNVGGINRIGWRWVDSNFGLNVDIAAPADSIWSTYNNGTSTPGTEGYAYMSGTSMAAPMVSGVIALAQSVAPRPLTPAEMRTLLTQNVQPFPNGQPDQPIGPGILDANATVNAAKSGKIPAAANFTCTESTSIMQVTCTDLSTARGAPISSWAWNLGTGGPDMVRTQSVNPWTNYDYPGTYPITLTVTDSTGAVSKLTRSFRVLPPTLTDLSAGIPTTISAKNGEMQNYDLVVPAGVKSLTFTLSPGASSQTALLDTRAGTPSSLHPDCESIMVRGGAATCTIANPAPGSYYAIVSANTKLSGVTLLATLTQ, encoded by the coding sequence TTGTTTATCTCATTCAGGATAAATATTATCTTTATTCAGATAATATTTAGAGACGAAGAAATAATGCGAACCAAGAGACATCACAACGGACGGAATGATTTAGGCAGACAGCGTTCGATCCGCAACCTGATTGGGCCGAAATCCAGCGTACGTCGCGTGCTTGCCGGCGCCGCCTGCCTGTCGCTTTCACTGGCGCTCACAGCCTGCGGCGGCGGCGACAACGCCACGACCGCCGAAGCCACCCCAGCGGCGCAAAACGCGGCGGAGGTCGCGGCCGCGGCCAGCGCTGCCAGTGCAACCAGCGTCCCGCTGGCGACGTCGCTCAAGATGAATACGAGCAGCATCGATTCCAACACGTCCATCGACCGCTTTATCGTCAGATACAAGACCGGCACCGCGGAACGCGGTTCGACCTCATCGGCCCAGTCGCAACTCGACAAGCTGGCCGGCGCCCTGCCCGCTCGGGCGCACCATGTTCGCCGCATGGGGATTGGCTCCGACGTGGTGACGACCGAGCGCAAGCTCAACGCCAATGAAGCCAAAGCATTCATGCGTGCGATGGCATCGGACCCGAACGTCGAATACGTCGAGCCCGACAGGGAAATGTCCGGCACCATGGTTCCAAACGACCCGGAGTACGTCAATCAGTGGGGCTTGAGTTCAAACCTGAAGCCCGGCAACGCCATGGTTGGAATACGCGCCGAGGGCGCCTTCGACAGCGCTAACGGCGCTGGGGCAGTCATCGCCGTGATCGACAACGGCGTGACCAGCCACAGCGATCTCAACGCCCATATCCTTCCAGGATACGACTTCACCGCGAACAACCGCGGTAGCAACGGCACCAATCCTGGGCGCATCAATGAAACCTGCGAGGTTGTCTGGCACGGCACGCACGTCGCGGGCATCGCCGGCGCGTTGACGAATAACGGCGTGGGCATAGCAGGTGTTGCGCCAGCCGCCAAAATTGTCCCGGTTCGCGTATTGAACGCGTGCGCGAAAGGCTACACATCGGATATCGCCGACGGCATGACATGGGCGGCCGGAGGAAGTATTCCGGGTGTACCCGACAACCCCAACCCTGCCAGTGTCATCAACGTGAGCCTTGGTGGACTCGGGTCTTGCGAGACCACCTTTCAGACCGCGATTGATTACGCAGTCAGCCGGGGGGCCGTCGTTGTAGCGGCGGCCGGCAACAACAGCGGTGACGCGTCGAATTTCGAGCCGGCCAACTGCCGTAATGTGGTCAATGTCGGGGGCATCAATCGCATTGGATGGCGATGGGTCGACTCGAACTTCGGGCTGAACGTGGATATTGCCGCCCCCGCGGACTCGATCTGGTCGACCTACAACAACGGAACGTCGACCCCAGGTACCGAAGGCTATGCGTATATGAGCGGCACCTCGATGGCAGCGCCCATGGTGAGTGGCGTCATTGCACTGGCCCAGTCGGTGGCGCCGAGGCCATTGACCCCGGCAGAAATGCGCACCCTTCTCACACAGAACGTACAGCCGTTCCCTAACGGCCAGCCGGATCAGCCCATCGGGCCCGGCATTCTGGATGCGAATGCCACGGTCAATGCCGCAAAGTCGGGGAAAATTCCAGCGGCGGCAAATTTCACTTGCACGGAGAGCACGTCGATCATGCAGGTGACATGCACGGACCTCTCTACGGCGCGCGGTGCGCCCATCAGTTCATGGGCCTGGAATTTAGGCACCGGCGGCCCCGATATGGTCCGGACACAATCGGTCAATCCCTGGACGAACTATGACTACCCAGGTACTTATCCGATCACCCTGACGGTTACCGATAGCACCGGCGCCGTTAGCAAGTTGACGCGTTCGTTCCGGGTCCTTCCCCCGACACTTACCGATCTGAGCGCCGGCATTCCCACGACAATTTCGGCAAAAAACGGTGAGATGCAGAATTACGATCTGGTCGTGCCTGCTGGTGTGAAAAGCCTGACTTTTACCCTGTCGCCCGGAGCCAGCAGCCAAACCGCGCTTCTGGACACTCGGGCCGGCACGCCTTCATCGCTCCACCCCGATTGCGAGTCGATCATGGTGAGAGGCGGCGCGGCCACCTGCACGATCGCCAACCCGGCACCCGGAAGTTACTACGCCATTGTTAGTGCAAACACCAAGTTAAGCGGAGTCACCCTCCTCGCGACTCTCACGCAATAG